From Paenibacillus sp. GP183, one genomic window encodes:
- a CDS encoding basic amino acid ABC transporter substrate-binding protein, which produces MKKWSVMIAAIVLIISLMGCASNGTGGSGKKVLVASDATYSPMEYMDKDKMTGFDIEFLAEVMKEAGISYEVKNVGWDAMLESVKQGTEYKAGISSITITDERKQSYDFSIPYFESINMILVKADSPVKSADDLKGKKVAVQGGTTADELMTKVMGTGNTSLKKFDSNAVALLEMEKGGVEAVVADIAVVREYVKNHPDKKLKSVPDTKNFVPEYYGIAFPKGSDLKAKIDPAIKKLMDNGSYAKLFKKWFNEDPNIANIQKAS; this is translated from the coding sequence ATGAAAAAATGGTCGGTCATGATAGCAGCAATTGTATTAATTATATCCTTAATGGGCTGCGCCTCTAACGGAACAGGCGGCTCCGGCAAGAAAGTACTCGTTGCATCCGATGCAACCTATTCGCCTATGGAATACATGGACAAGGATAAAATGACAGGCTTTGACATTGAATTTCTGGCTGAGGTAATGAAAGAAGCAGGGATCAGCTACGAAGTGAAAAACGTAGGCTGGGACGCAATGTTGGAGAGTGTAAAACAAGGAACTGAGTATAAAGCAGGTATCTCGAGTATTACGATCACGGATGAGCGTAAGCAATCCTACGATTTCTCGATTCCTTATTTTGAGTCTATCAATATGATCCTGGTTAAAGCAGACAGCCCGGTGAAAAGTGCGGACGATCTTAAAGGCAAGAAGGTAGCTGTGCAGGGCGGAACAACTGCTGATGAGCTGATGACCAAGGTTATGGGCACAGGAAACACCAGCTTGAAAAAATTTGACAGCAATGCTGTGGCTTTGCTCGAGATGGAAAAAGGCGGCGTTGAAGCTGTTGTGGCAGATATCGCAGTCGTGCGAGAGTATGTGAAGAATCACCCTGACAAGAAGCTGAAAAGCGTTCCGGATACTAAAAATTTCGTACCTGAATATTATGGCATTGCTTTTCCAAAAGGCAGTGATTTGAAAGCAAAGATTGATCCTGCTATTAAAAAGTTAATGGATAATGGCAGCTATGCCAAGCTTTTCAAAAAATGGTTCAACGAAGATCCGAATATTGCAAATATACAAAAAGCTAGCTAA
- the ade gene encoding adenine deaminase — translation MKTTFARTSLADSVPRLVATARGDISASLVIRNGTLVNVCSGEILPGQSIAIQGSHIAYVGKDVSHLIGEETQVIEAEGKYMAPGLLDGHCHIESTQLTVTEFARAVLPMGTTGGFFDAHEITNVLGLKGLRLMLEEARTTPLAAYMQVASCVPSTHAGLETTGAWIGPKEVEEALSWGPDMIGLGEVMNFPGVVYGDDKMIGEIQATLRAGKIVDGHFTWPSSDWRLPVYAASGVTGDHECVTKEDVIERVRLGLYAKMRRGSAWHDVAETIKAHTEHGIDTRRMLLVTDDRSSESLLEEGHMNFVLRHAIAQGVKPVTAFQMATINTAERFGVARDVGSLSPGSCADVILLDGRLADVHVVMTIAAGQVVAEHGKMTAAWGSFAYPEEAAQTVHLNKRLSAGDFAIPAPVDSGTVQVRAIEVMENHVTTKEKIVQAVAQGGQLRLENGLCKIAVFERHTGTGDHSVAFVTGIGFQEPAAIAMTVAHDSHNLMIIGNDDELMARAGNLTADVHGGVTVITRTETVTFPLPIAGLMSQEPFEVVARQSAAISQALQQAGCTLNYAFMTLSLLALVVIPELRLSDKGLVRISEQGIGLVSLFAD, via the coding sequence ATGAAAACCACGTTTGCCAGGACCTCGCTCGCGGACTCCGTTCCCCGGCTTGTCGCAACGGCAAGAGGGGACATTTCGGCTTCGCTTGTCATTCGTAATGGAACTCTGGTCAATGTTTGCTCCGGGGAAATTCTGCCTGGCCAATCTATTGCCATTCAAGGCTCACATATCGCCTATGTAGGCAAGGATGTCTCCCACCTGATCGGCGAGGAAACGCAAGTTATCGAGGCTGAGGGAAAGTACATGGCTCCCGGCCTGTTGGACGGCCATTGCCATATTGAAAGCACACAACTTACAGTTACCGAGTTTGCCAGAGCAGTACTGCCGATGGGTACGACCGGAGGTTTTTTTGATGCGCATGAGATTACGAATGTGCTTGGCTTGAAAGGCTTGCGCTTGATGCTGGAGGAAGCGCGAACGACGCCTCTGGCTGCGTACATGCAGGTGGCCTCGTGTGTGCCCTCGACCCATGCCGGGCTTGAGACCACCGGGGCCTGGATTGGCCCCAAAGAGGTGGAGGAAGCGCTCAGCTGGGGTCCGGACATGATCGGCCTTGGCGAGGTGATGAATTTTCCCGGAGTCGTCTATGGCGACGACAAGATGATCGGGGAAATTCAAGCCACTCTGCGTGCAGGCAAAATCGTGGACGGCCACTTCACTTGGCCGTCCAGTGATTGGAGGCTCCCTGTCTACGCGGCAAGTGGTGTAACAGGGGATCATGAATGCGTGACGAAGGAAGACGTCATCGAGCGGGTGCGCCTTGGCCTCTACGCCAAGATGCGCAGAGGCTCGGCCTGGCACGATGTGGCCGAGACGATCAAGGCGCACACCGAGCACGGCATCGATACGCGCCGCATGCTGCTGGTCACCGATGACCGCAGCTCGGAGTCGCTGCTCGAGGAGGGGCACATGAACTTCGTGCTCCGCCATGCGATCGCGCAGGGCGTAAAACCCGTCACCGCCTTCCAGATGGCGACGATCAACACCGCCGAGCGCTTCGGCGTCGCGCGCGATGTAGGCTCGCTCTCGCCGGGATCCTGCGCGGATGTGATTCTGCTTGACGGCCGGCTGGCCGACGTCCATGTGGTGATGACCATCGCCGCCGGGCAAGTGGTCGCCGAGCACGGCAAGATGACCGCTGCCTGGGGCAGCTTTGCCTACCCCGAGGAAGCGGCGCAAACCGTTCACCTGAACAAGCGGCTTTCGGCCGGGGATTTTGCAATCCCCGCGCCTGTCGATTCCGGCACCGTTCAGGTGCGAGCGATCGAGGTCATGGAGAACCATGTGACCACGAAGGAAAAGATCGTGCAGGCGGTAGCCCAAGGTGGGCAGCTCCGCCTCGAGAATGGCCTGTGCAAGATCGCCGTTTTTGAGCGGCACACAGGCACGGGAGATCACTCCGTCGCATTTGTTACGGGCATCGGCTTTCAAGAGCCTGCGGCCATCGCGATGACTGTTGCCCATGACAGCCATAACCTCATGATCATCGGCAACGATGATGAGCTTATGGCGCGAGCCGGCAATCTCACAGCCGATGTTCACGGCGGCGTCACGGTAATCACGCGTACCGAGACGGTGACCTTCCCTTTGCCGATTGCCGGCTTAATGTCGCAAGAGCCGTTCGAGGTCGTGGCACGCCAGTCCGCCGCGATCAGCCAAGCCCTGCAGCAGGCTGGCTGCACGCTAAATTATGCCTTTATGACCTTGTCCTTGCTGGCGCTTGTAGTCATACCGGAATTGCGCCTCTCTGACAAAGGGCTTGTCCGTATATCCGAGCAGGGAATAGGCCTGGTCTCATTGTTTGCGGATTAA
- a CDS encoding cold-shock protein, with product MQTGTVKWFNAEKGFGFIEVEGGSDVFVHFSAITGDGFKTLDEGQQVQFNVVQGNRGPQAENVVKL from the coding sequence ATGCAAACAGGAACAGTTAAATGGTTTAACGCAGAAAAAGGATTTGGATTTATCGAAGTTGAAGGTGGAAGCGACGTATTCGTTCACTTCTCCGCAATCACTGGCGATGGTTTCAAAACTTTAGACGAAGGCCAACAAGTTCAATTCAACGTGGTACAAGGCAATCGCGGACCACAAGCTGAGAACGTTGTAAAGCTTTAA
- a CDS encoding sensor histidine kinase — translation MANRFHQFASSFVKIFKVKSIQFTITVSLTLIIAIVLLFVGVMYQRFSQTAEQNAELNTQQIVDQVRFNLEDYLRNMSDLFAVAHQKIEGNQNTSMTRLTDQLSTILDTRNDIVSLTLFTDKGGLVTSLPSVELRKNTDWTQQSWFKSAMENKNHLSFSQPHVQNLYKGQYKWVVSMSKSITFYQNNQKIDGVLLIDVNFKTIDNLCQRVSLGKKGYVYIIDESAGNIVYHPQQQLIYIGLKFENVEQALKYTYGSFADNSHGDKRLITVRTVNNIGWKIIGVSYKDEIVTTQQEIRTFIVWLLIVVLVFVLLISAFMSTKISRPIRKLKTSMEQVEQGDFNISIHIKGTDEVEQLSRRFNIMVARIRQLMDQIIGEQEAKRKYEFEVLQAQINPHFLYNTLNSIVRMVGTGKNEDVITSITSLSKLFRISLSRGKAIITVEEELEHIRNYLILQKIRYKNKFDYVIDVEDEVLPYLTIKLILQPIVENAIYHGIEFMPSGGLIQISARIEAGKILFQVRDNGVGIPPQMLQTILSGQVKSDKGSGVGFKNVHERIKLFHGPDYGLEIESEPDEGTCVSIWMPLMKEERIG, via the coding sequence ATGGCAAATCGTTTTCATCAATTCGCCTCCTCCTTTGTAAAAATATTCAAGGTCAAGAGCATTCAGTTCACAATCACGGTCTCGCTCACCTTAATTATAGCTATAGTTCTGCTTTTCGTAGGGGTGATGTATCAAAGGTTCTCGCAAACCGCAGAGCAAAATGCGGAGCTGAACACGCAGCAGATCGTTGATCAAGTCCGATTTAACCTCGAGGATTATTTGAGGAACATGTCGGATCTCTTTGCAGTCGCCCATCAGAAGATTGAGGGTAACCAGAATACGTCGATGACGCGGCTTACCGATCAGCTCTCCACGATTTTGGACACGCGCAATGATATTGTCTCGCTCACTTTATTTACCGATAAAGGCGGGCTTGTCACCTCACTTCCATCGGTCGAGCTCAGGAAGAATACAGATTGGACGCAGCAAAGCTGGTTTAAATCCGCTATGGAGAATAAGAATCACCTTTCGTTCTCACAGCCGCACGTGCAGAATTTGTACAAGGGTCAATATAAATGGGTCGTCTCGATGAGCAAGAGCATCACCTTTTATCAGAACAACCAAAAAATAGACGGCGTGCTGCTGATCGATGTGAATTTTAAAACAATCGACAACCTCTGCCAAAGAGTAAGCCTCGGTAAAAAAGGCTATGTTTACATCATTGATGAATCGGCTGGGAATATCGTTTACCATCCTCAGCAGCAGCTTATTTACATTGGCCTCAAGTTTGAAAATGTGGAGCAAGCGCTTAAATACACGTATGGCAGTTTCGCGGATAATTCGCATGGAGATAAGCGGCTTATCACCGTCAGGACTGTAAATAATATAGGCTGGAAAATTATCGGTGTCTCTTATAAGGACGAAATTGTGACGACGCAGCAAGAAATCAGAACCTTTATTGTCTGGCTGCTGATTGTGGTGCTGGTCTTCGTGCTGTTGATCTCGGCGTTTATGTCGACGAAGATTTCCCGGCCGATTCGCAAGCTGAAAACCTCGATGGAGCAGGTGGAGCAGGGCGATTTTAACATCAGCATTCATATCAAAGGTACGGATGAGGTGGAGCAGCTGTCCAGGCGGTTCAATATCATGGTGGCCAGGATCAGGCAGCTGATGGATCAAATCATCGGGGAGCAGGAAGCGAAGAGGAAATATGAATTCGAAGTGCTTCAAGCCCAGATCAATCCGCACTTCTTGTATAATACGTTAAATTCGATAGTTCGCATGGTGGGCACCGGCAAAAACGAGGATGTGATCACATCGATCACCTCTCTATCCAAGCTGTTTCGCATCAGCCTGAGCCGCGGCAAAGCGATTATTACGGTAGAAGAAGAGCTTGAGCATATCCGCAATTATTTGATTTTGCAAAAAATCAGATACAAAAACAAATTCGATTATGTCATTGATGTTGAAGATGAAGTCCTTCCCTACCTGACAATTAAGCTGATCCTGCAGCCGATTGTGGAAAATGCGATTTACCACGGTATTGAATTCATGCCTTCCGGAGGGCTGATCCAAATCTCTGCAAGAATTGAAGCTGGGAAGATTTTGTTCCAGGTTCGAGATAACGGTGTGGGCATTCCACCGCAAATGCTGCAAACGATCCTGTCCGGACAGGTGAAAAGCGATAAGGGCTCAGGGGTTGGCTTTAAAAATGTGCACGAACGGATCAAGCTGTTCCATGGACCCGACTATGGGCTTGAAATCGAGAGCGAACCGGATGAAGGCACCTGTGTGAGTATCTGGATGCCTTTGATGAAGGAGGAGAGAATAGGATGA
- a CDS encoding response regulator, with protein MYKLMLVDDEEDVREGVFQEIDWEACGFEVIEKAENGQEALELMEKQIPDIVVTDIQMPFMNGLEMSELIREKYPMTKIIILTGHDEFEYAQKAVKLHIDEYVLKPFSSQELMHAILKVKDRMDAETAEKENMHILREHYRDSLPVMREAFLASLLTRKLSLKEITEKSEHFSIKLDGNGYAVSVISMDHMSENNNETSFKTSVDQELKLFAVFNIAEEIAQRHGAGIVFMHFDQVILLSVSEEREGYLPMARTLAVLEEIRQSIEKFLKFSVTIGVSSVTSAITDCLYAYKDAISALDYRFIHGNNRIICIDDVEKRVAEKLRFDEDKEHALIRCLKVGSVTEVKELVEDLFQGIADTPVSYQDYQVYLLEILISLLKAAKQSDIDMDHLFGADFTVFTEINKFNNIQEAKSWIVGICAKIMDVITRDRQYTYKNLVDMAKEYTQQHYHESDISINKLCNHLHISAGYFSSIFKKETKMTFVNYLMQIRMDAAKELLRSTDLKAFEVAEKVGYSDPNYFSFSFRKQVGISPKEYRNTPRGG; from the coding sequence ATGTATAAATTGATGCTGGTGGATGACGAAGAAGACGTTCGGGAAGGGGTTTTCCAGGAAATTGATTGGGAAGCCTGCGGCTTCGAGGTCATCGAAAAAGCGGAGAACGGGCAGGAAGCATTGGAGCTGATGGAGAAGCAAATCCCCGATATAGTCGTTACCGATATCCAGATGCCCTTCATGAACGGATTGGAAATGTCCGAGCTGATTCGCGAAAAATATCCCATGACGAAGATCATTATCTTAACGGGACATGATGAATTTGAATATGCGCAGAAGGCTGTTAAGCTGCATATTGATGAATACGTACTTAAGCCCTTCTCCTCGCAGGAACTCATGCACGCGATCCTCAAGGTGAAAGACCGCATGGACGCGGAAACGGCAGAGAAAGAAAATATGCACATTTTGAGAGAGCATTACCGGGATAGCCTGCCTGTGATGAGAGAAGCTTTTTTGGCATCGCTGTTAACACGGAAGCTTTCACTGAAGGAGATCACAGAGAAATCCGAGCATTTCAGCATCAAGTTAGATGGAAACGGTTACGCTGTATCCGTAATCAGTATGGATCACATGTCGGAAAATAATAACGAAACTTCATTCAAAACCTCGGTGGATCAGGAGCTTAAGCTCTTCGCTGTGTTTAATATAGCAGAGGAAATTGCCCAAAGACATGGTGCCGGCATTGTCTTCATGCATTTTGATCAGGTTATCCTGCTCTCGGTCAGTGAAGAGAGGGAAGGCTACCTGCCTATGGCCCGAACGCTCGCTGTGCTGGAAGAAATTCGCCAGAGCATCGAGAAGTTTCTGAAGTTTTCCGTCACTATTGGTGTTAGCAGCGTGACTTCTGCGATTACAGACTGCCTTTACGCCTACAAAGACGCCATTTCTGCTCTGGATTATCGGTTCATACACGGCAATAACCGGATCATTTGCATAGACGATGTAGAGAAGCGAGTCGCAGAAAAGCTGCGCTTCGATGAGGACAAGGAGCATGCGCTGATTCGCTGCCTGAAGGTGGGCTCCGTCACCGAGGTCAAAGAGCTGGTGGAGGACTTGTTTCAGGGCATCGCGGATACGCCGGTTTCTTATCAGGATTACCAGGTTTACCTGCTGGAGATCCTGATCAGCTTATTGAAAGCAGCCAAACAATCGGATATTGATATGGACCATTTGTTTGGAGCCGATTTTACCGTGTTCACGGAAATCAATAAATTCAATAATATCCAGGAAGCCAAGAGCTGGATCGTCGGCATTTGCGCGAAAATTATGGATGTGATCACCAGGGATCGCCAATATACCTACAAAAATCTGGTCGATATGGCCAAGGAATATACCCAGCAGCATTATCATGAGAGTGATATCTCGATCAATAAGCTGTGCAATCACTTGCATATCAGTGCAGGTTATTTCAGCTCGATTTTCAAAAAGGAAACGAAAATGACCTTCGTCAATTACTTGATGCAAATCCGCATGGATGCCGCGAAGGAGCTGCTCAGATCCACCGATCTCAAAGCTTTTGAGGTAGCGGAAAAAGTGGGCTATTCGGATCCGAATTATTTTAGCTTCAGCTTCCGAAAGCAAGTAGGTATCTCTCCCAAAGAGTACAGAAACACCCCAAGGGGAGGCTAA
- a CDS encoding M15 family metallopeptidase, producing MFKNHKTLVKAIVITAVIVLMAGCSSKSAVIPSSTPSASSAATPTVTPAMTPAASTSTTTPYASASTSPSASGTPANTGKPSSQPNAVSVVANPKEITVLVNKSFRLPDGYKPDPLVDPNVPFIFEGKSEKRMLRKEAADALEKLFTGAKADGISLAGVSAYRSEATQNTLYNNYVKKDGVEAANKYSAKPGTSEHQTGLAIDVSGSTGKCAAEDCFTGTKEANWLVDHAAEYGYIVRYLKGKESITGYQYEPWHIRFVGKDIAKEIMAKGITLEEYLKQAIPVSK from the coding sequence ATGTTTAAAAATCATAAAACCCTTGTTAAAGCTATAGTCATCACAGCAGTTATAGTTCTAATGGCTGGCTGCAGCAGCAAATCTGCTGTTATCCCAAGCAGCACACCATCCGCGTCCTCTGCAGCGACTCCTACAGTAACTCCTGCAATGACACCTGCAGCATCAACTTCAACAACGACGCCTTATGCATCGGCTTCCACAAGCCCATCAGCTTCCGGAACTCCTGCTAACACAGGTAAGCCATCAAGTCAGCCGAATGCCGTGTCGGTCGTCGCGAATCCGAAGGAAATCACCGTATTGGTGAACAAGAGCTTCCGTTTGCCGGATGGCTACAAGCCTGATCCCCTGGTGGACCCCAACGTGCCTTTTATCTTCGAAGGAAAATCGGAGAAGCGTATGCTCCGCAAGGAAGCAGCAGATGCGCTTGAGAAGCTGTTCACAGGGGCCAAAGCTGACGGCATATCCCTGGCTGGAGTATCCGCTTACCGATCTGAAGCTACACAGAACACACTATACAACAACTATGTCAAAAAAGACGGCGTAGAAGCCGCTAATAAATACAGCGCCAAGCCAGGCACAAGCGAGCATCAGACAGGGCTTGCCATCGATGTTTCGGGATCCACGGGGAAATGTGCGGCCGAGGACTGCTTTACCGGAACGAAGGAGGCCAACTGGCTGGTGGATCATGCCGCTGAGTATGGTTATATTGTCCGTTACCTGAAGGGTAAGGAATCCATCACTGGTTATCAGTACGAGCCGTGGCATATTCGGTTTGTAGGCAAAGATATCGCCAAGGAAATAATGGCCAAAGGCATCACTTTGGAGGAGTATCTGAAACAAGCCATCCCCGTATCGAAATAG
- a CDS encoding amino acid ABC transporter permease, whose protein sequence is MDFRFDIILDYAPLLLKGTLYTIGISLLSILFGAILGLAVGFGKMSKRWYFHSPMNAYINFFRGTPLLVQIYLVHFGLVPLLMGQSNAIVASILALTLNSAAYCAEIYRAGIQSIDKGQMEAARSLGMSHFEAMRFIIVPQAVKRMIPAFGNEFIVLVKDSSLVALVAAPEIMYWSNAMKGQYMRIWEPYLAAAFIYFILTYSLSKLLSYLERRVKN, encoded by the coding sequence ATGGATTTCAGATTTGACATTATTCTCGATTACGCCCCTTTATTGCTTAAGGGAACATTATATACGATCGGTATATCCCTTCTGTCTATTTTATTTGGAGCTATTCTTGGACTGGCTGTCGGGTTTGGGAAAATGTCGAAGCGATGGTATTTCCATTCTCCGATGAATGCATACATTAACTTTTTTCGCGGCACCCCGTTGCTGGTGCAAATATATCTGGTACATTTTGGTCTGGTTCCACTCTTGATGGGTCAATCGAATGCGATTGTTGCCTCTATCTTGGCGTTGACATTGAATTCTGCCGCTTATTGTGCGGAGATTTACAGGGCTGGCATTCAATCGATTGACAAAGGCCAGATGGAAGCGGCGCGCTCGCTGGGTATGTCTCATTTTGAAGCGATGAGGTTTATAATTGTCCCCCAAGCTGTCAAACGAATGATACCGGCCTTCGGCAATGAATTTATCGTACTCGTGAAAGACTCTTCCCTTGTAGCACTCGTTGCGGCCCCAGAGATTATGTACTGGAGCAATGCCATGAAAGGTCAGTATATGCGGATCTGGGAGCCATATTTGGCGGCAGCCTTCATTTATTTCATCCTCACTTATTCTCTGAGCAAACTGCTGTCTTACTTGGAAAGGAGAGTGAAGAACTAA
- a CDS encoding amino acid ABC transporter ATP-binding protein, protein MIQVRNLKKSFGPNEVLKDINVNIAAREVVVVIGPSGSGKSTLLRCLNFLEEPQGGDIRIEGVSLMDPRTDISDIRAEVGMVFQQFNLFPHMKVIDNITIAPVRVRKWPIEKARAKAIELLNKVGLVEKANAYPASLSGGQAQRVAIARALAMEPKIMLFDEPTSALDPEMVGEVLAVMKNLAKEGMTMVVVTHEMGFAREVGDRVLFMEQGLVVEEGSPVEVFERPKHERTRAFLSKVL, encoded by the coding sequence ATCATTCAAGTGAGAAATTTGAAAAAGTCGTTTGGCCCGAATGAAGTGTTAAAAGACATAAACGTAAATATAGCGGCTCGAGAGGTTGTCGTTGTCATTGGTCCATCCGGTTCCGGTAAGTCGACCTTGTTAAGATGCCTTAATTTCCTTGAGGAGCCGCAGGGCGGAGATATTCGGATTGAGGGGGTTTCCCTCATGGATCCAAGGACCGATATCAGTGATATCCGAGCTGAGGTCGGTATGGTTTTTCAACAATTCAACCTGTTTCCCCACATGAAAGTTATAGATAACATAACCATTGCTCCTGTGCGAGTTCGAAAATGGCCGATTGAAAAGGCCCGCGCTAAAGCTATAGAGCTTCTGAATAAGGTAGGTTTGGTGGAAAAAGCGAATGCTTATCCCGCATCCTTGTCAGGTGGACAAGCACAGCGGGTGGCGATTGCAAGAGCATTAGCCATGGAACCCAAGATTATGCTGTTCGACGAGCCTACCTCTGCACTCGATCCAGAGATGGTCGGTGAAGTGCTCGCTGTTATGAAGAATCTGGCTAAGGAAGGCATGACCATGGTCGTTGTTACCCATGAAATGGGCTTCGCGCGCGAGGTTGGGGACCGAGTTTTGTTTATGGAGCAGGGACTCGTTGTAGAAGAAGGCTCTCCGGTCGAAGTATTTGAACGTCCGAAACATGAAAGAACCCGAGCATTTTTATCCAAAGTGTTGTAA
- a CDS encoding cold-shock protein translates to MYFRKRSLEDIPEESTAVWSCSTEGCRGWMRDNFAFEHVPTCLQCSAPMVSSMKMLPLLVNTNVEMKSIKKGVAIGCR, encoded by the coding sequence ATGTATTTTCGTAAAAGATCATTAGAAGACATACCTGAAGAAAGTACTGCAGTGTGGTCTTGTTCCACAGAAGGCTGCAGGGGTTGGATGCGTGATAATTTTGCGTTCGAGCATGTACCGACTTGCCTTCAATGCTCTGCTCCGATGGTTAGCAGTATGAAGATGCTGCCTCTGCTCGTGAACACGAACGTAGAGATGAAATCAATAAAGAAAGGCGTAGCGATTGGTTGTCGCTAA
- a CDS encoding stalk domain-containing protein, with protein sequence MNNAMRRMSPLLVIILLSNLLVFASAQAAATTSKYILLYLNQDTAFVGKDQVKLSTPTTIIDGKMYVPARFLGDSLGFGVTWDPATYIVTMTPTGANITLDSINKKVYVNGAELPFNTVAAIVNGSLLVKLTWVMDYLGAAYTYNDALRRVEIQYARPSAVSSPFVSQPVAKFSTNKAVYRLGEPVSYADLSYDPGGKKIVYSKWTGNQEAFFAPGTYPVTLQVTNSAGLVSAIYTTTVTVSKETYLSEFEYPFYTMPVGGVIKTDWYYIWSHFDKTPELPKKVTESYDRKLLVSDSPEEIVEKGIVYQETINGKARLYADHINGTQQKLIYAIMATNKTDKPITLSTTNKGEVYPSKYANIIGSEASVEFLQHNPINTQMVIPPKMSYVYAQLPDYYPTQGTNLIYDVESSGELQISFLATDKLSKDTLSTLPLLSDGKHVRGTFPISDVKWDVDGSSFTEPSRIIIGNDSTDPFVKGYDAVKKQATTNFGNWGMDYKIHIAHPRKMALMIVAKGGYFKGPIKINNEIIRIPNSGVLTAFDEMQVLARTTGTEDAMDIEFTPPAGSNFPIDLILYPLNELK encoded by the coding sequence ATGAATAATGCAATGAGAAGAATGTCTCCCCTGCTGGTGATCATTCTGCTTTCGAACCTGCTGGTTTTCGCATCAGCGCAAGCCGCGGCAACGACCTCGAAATACATACTTTTATACCTTAATCAGGACACCGCCTTTGTTGGAAAGGATCAAGTGAAGCTCTCCACCCCGACTACGATTATAGACGGTAAAATGTATGTTCCCGCCAGATTCCTGGGAGATTCCTTGGGCTTTGGCGTGACTTGGGATCCTGCTACGTATATCGTGACTATGACACCAACCGGAGCTAACATTACGCTCGACAGCATCAACAAGAAAGTATATGTAAATGGGGCAGAGCTGCCCTTTAATACCGTTGCAGCCATTGTGAACGGCAGCCTATTGGTCAAGCTCACATGGGTTATGGATTATTTGGGTGCGGCTTACACCTACAATGACGCATTAAGAAGAGTAGAGATTCAATATGCACGGCCTTCAGCTGTGTCCTCACCGTTCGTATCACAGCCCGTAGCCAAGTTTTCGACCAACAAAGCGGTTTATCGGCTGGGAGAGCCTGTTTCTTATGCAGATCTAAGCTATGATCCCGGCGGCAAAAAAATAGTATATTCCAAATGGACCGGCAACCAAGAGGCTTTCTTTGCTCCCGGTACCTATCCGGTGACACTTCAGGTGACCAATAGTGCCGGTTTGGTTAGTGCAATCTATACAACCACGGTAACAGTAAGTAAAGAGACTTACTTATCGGAGTTTGAGTATCCTTTTTATACAATGCCTGTCGGCGGTGTGATTAAAACCGATTGGTATTATATATGGAGTCATTTTGACAAGACACCCGAGCTCCCCAAGAAAGTGACAGAAAGTTATGATCGAAAGCTGCTGGTTAGCGACAGTCCTGAAGAAATTGTTGAAAAAGGCATTGTTTATCAGGAAACGATCAACGGCAAAGCCCGTCTCTATGCGGATCATATCAATGGTACCCAGCAAAAGCTGATCTACGCCATAATGGCCACCAATAAGACAGATAAGCCTATTACTCTATCAACGACCAACAAAGGAGAGGTCTATCCTTCGAAATATGCCAACATCATTGGCAGTGAAGCTTCTGTGGAATTTTTGCAGCATAACCCGATCAACACACAGATGGTGATACCCCCAAAGATGAGCTATGTATACGCGCAGCTGCCGGATTATTATCCGACACAGGGGACGAATTTGATATATGATGTAGAATCCAGCGGGGAGCTGCAGATCTCCTTTCTTGCTACAGATAAGCTGAGCAAAGATACGTTAAGCACATTGCCTCTGCTTTCGGACGGCAAGCATGTCCGAGGAACCTTTCCCATATCGGATGTAAAATGGGACGTGGATGGCTCCAGCTTCACTGAGCCCTCCAGAATCATAATCGGCAATGATTCAACCGATCCTTTTGTCAAAGGGTACGATGCCGTTAAGAAGCAGGCAACGACTAACTTTGGCAACTGGGGGATGGACTACAAGATCCACATTGCCCACCCTCGCAAAATGGCGCTCATGATTGTAGCCAAAGGCGGTTATTTCAAAGGGCCGATCAAAATCAATAATGAGATCATCCGTATTCCCAATTCCGGCGTCTTGACGGCCTTCGATGAAATGCAGGTTCTCGCCAGAACAACGGGCACGGAGGATGCCATGGATATCGAATTCACTCCGCCCGCGGGCTCTAACTTCCCGATCGACTTGATTTTATATCCCTTGAATGAATTGAAATGA